From the Apis cerana isolate GH-2021 linkage group LG3, AcerK_1.0, whole genome shotgun sequence genome, one window contains:
- the LOC107997277 gene encoding exosome complex component RRP40 has product MEVNIGDVVMPGDTIKDITIINKKETIILGPGLRREADTVFAYKAGILKKTEPAVYYVDSYQKRYVPNRGEHVVGIVTQKGGDIFKVDIGASEQASLSYLAFEGATKKNRPDIQVGDLVFAKLLVASKDMEPELVCVDSHGKEKKLGALSSEGMLFTCSLSLIRKILNRNSPLFKTLAHNQAFEVAAGMNGRVWVKARTIQETIAIATAILAAEYAPPNGIKKLCSDIEKTLLLTQSAGID; this is encoded by the exons ATGGAAGTTAATATAGGAGATGTAGTAATGCCTGGTGAtactataaaagatattacaataattaacaaaaaagaaacgattattTTAGGACCTGGGCTTCGTCGTGAAGCTGATACAGTCTTTGCATATAAAGCAggtatattaaagaaaacagAACCAGCTGTATATTATGTTGATAGTTATCAGAAACg atATGTACCAAATCGTGGAGAACATGTAGTTGGTATAGTAACACAAAAAGGTGGTGATATTTTCAAAGTAGATATAGGTGCTAGTGAACAAGCATCTCTTTCTTATTTAGCATTTGAAGGAGCTACTAAAAAAAATCGCCCTGATATTCAAGTTGGAGATCTTGTATTTGCTAAGCTTTTAGTTGCTAGTAAAGATATGGAACCTGAACTCGTATGTGTAGATTCACAtggtaaagaaaagaaattaggtGCTTTAAGCTCTGAAGGCATGCTTTTTACTTGTTCCTTGAGTCTTAttagaaagatattaaatcgTAATTCACCATTATTTAAAACACTTGCTCATAATCAAGCATTTGAAGTTGCAGCTGGTATGAATGGTAGAGTCTGGGTCAAAGCAAGGACTATTCAAGAAACAATAGCAATAGCAACTGCTATTTTAGCAGCAGAATATGCTCCACCTAATGGTATAAAAAAACTATGCTCTGATATTGAAAAGACCTTACTTTTAACTCAATCTGCTGGTAtagattaa